In Paraburkholderia sprentiae WSM5005, a genomic segment contains:
- a CDS encoding sarcosine oxidase subunit gamma, translated as MWNETGGTVPVVARTPGRPSGVWQESPLVGVAALLKQHQAGASAAFRLGERPFLELVNVRGDTRDAAFVRAVEQVIGCKPPEQANTIARGNGYDMVWLGPDEWLVRSEAAHDATRTAPLQAKLGAAFAGVFASAVDVGSGSTVLEISGTRTRDVLARGCPLDLHPKRFGVGQCAQSHYFKASITLLPTGADSFDIVVRRSFADYFVRIMLDAAEPLMC; from the coding sequence ATGTGGAATGAAACAGGCGGGACAGTGCCGGTCGTGGCCCGCACGCCCGGGCGGCCAAGCGGCGTATGGCAGGAGTCGCCGCTGGTGGGCGTTGCTGCGTTGCTCAAGCAGCATCAGGCAGGCGCGAGCGCTGCGTTCCGGCTCGGCGAGCGGCCGTTTCTGGAACTCGTGAACGTGCGCGGCGACACCCGCGACGCGGCGTTCGTCCGCGCGGTCGAACAGGTGATCGGCTGCAAACCGCCGGAACAGGCGAACACGATCGCGCGCGGCAACGGCTACGACATGGTGTGGCTCGGCCCGGACGAATGGCTCGTGCGTTCCGAAGCCGCACACGACGCAACCCGTACCGCGCCGTTGCAGGCCAAGCTCGGCGCGGCGTTCGCGGGCGTGTTCGCATCCGCGGTCGATGTCGGCAGCGGCAGCACGGTGCTCGAAATCAGCGGCACCCGCACGCGCGACGTGCTCGCGCGCGGCTGTCCACTCGATCTGCATCCGAAACGGTTCGGCGTGGGGCAGTGCGCGCAGAGCCATTACTTCAAGGCGTCGATCACGTTGCTGCCCACGGGCGCCGACAGTTTCGACATCGTCGTGCGCCGCAGCTTCGCGGACTACTTCGTCAGGATCATGCTCGACGCCGCCGAGCCGTTGATGTGCTGA
- a CDS encoding sarcosine oxidase subunit alpha family protein, whose amino-acid sequence MSQKDRLPTGGRINRAIALSFTFNGVEYQGYQGDTLASALLANGVHFVARSWKYHRPRGIVTAGVEEPNAIVQLETGAYTVPNARATEVELYQGLVASSVNAKPSIEKDRMAINQKIARFIPAGFYYKTFMWPRKLWPKYEEAIRDAAGLGTAPSQRDADRYDKCFAHCDVLVVGGGPTGLAAAHAAALSGARVTLVDDQPELGGTLLSCGAEIDGKPALQWVQKIEDELRQLPDVKILSRSTAFGYQDHNLVTVTQRLTDHLPVSQRKGTRELLWKIRAKRVILATGAHERPIVFGNNDLPGVMLASAVSTYLHRYAVLPGRNAVVFTNNDDGYQCALDLKAAGAQVSVIDPRAGESKGTLPVLARRHGIKVLNGTVVTAARGKLRVASVAIASYEKGRLAAQQGELPCDLLAMSGGWSPVLHLFAQSGGKAHWHDDKACFVPGKALQPETSVGACAGDFTLGQGIRFAFDAGVEAARAAGYVAVRPNPVQIAELSETKLEPLWLVGGRELATRGPKQFVDFQNDVAAADIFLAAREGFESVEHVKRYTAMGFGTDQGKLGNINGMAILAQALGKTIPETGTTTFRPNYTPVTFGTFAGRELGEWLDPVRKTAVHEWHVENGAAFEDVGNWKRPWYYPKAGEDLHAAVAREALAVRTSVGILDASTLGKIDIQGPDAAKLLNWVYTNPWTKLEVGKCRYGLMLDENGMIFDDGVTVRLAEQHYMMTTTTGGAARVLTWLERWLQTEWPDMRVRLASVTDHWATFAVVGPMSRKLLQKVCDDIDFANAAFPFMTYREGTVAGAAARVMRISFSGELAYEVNVPANVGRAVWEALMAAGAEFDITPYGTETMHVLRAEKGYIIVGQDTDGSMTPHDIGMSGLVAKSKDFLGKRSLARSDTAKAGRKQLVGLLADDASFVIPEGSQIVAGPFQGDTAPMLGHVTSSYYSPILKRSIAMAVVKGGLDKIGTTVTIPLASGKQIAAKIASPVFYDSEGARQHVE is encoded by the coding sequence ATGAGCCAGAAAGACCGACTCCCGACCGGCGGCCGCATCAACCGCGCGATTGCGCTCAGCTTCACGTTCAACGGCGTCGAATACCAGGGCTATCAGGGCGATACGCTCGCCTCGGCACTGCTCGCCAACGGCGTGCATTTCGTCGCGCGCAGCTGGAAATATCATCGGCCGCGCGGCATCGTGACCGCGGGCGTCGAGGAGCCGAACGCGATCGTGCAGCTCGAGACCGGCGCCTACACGGTGCCGAACGCGCGGGCCACCGAGGTCGAGTTGTACCAGGGGCTCGTCGCGAGCAGCGTGAACGCGAAGCCGAGCATCGAGAAGGACCGCATGGCGATCAACCAGAAGATCGCGCGCTTCATTCCGGCGGGCTTCTACTACAAGACCTTCATGTGGCCGCGTAAATTGTGGCCGAAGTACGAGGAAGCGATTCGCGATGCGGCCGGCCTCGGCACCGCGCCGTCACAGCGCGACGCCGACCGCTACGACAAGTGCTTCGCGCATTGTGACGTGCTGGTGGTCGGCGGCGGCCCGACCGGGCTCGCGGCCGCGCACGCGGCGGCCTTGTCCGGTGCGCGCGTGACGCTCGTCGACGATCAGCCCGAGCTCGGCGGCACGCTGCTGTCCTGCGGCGCGGAGATCGACGGCAAGCCCGCGCTGCAGTGGGTGCAGAAAATCGAGGACGAACTGCGGCAATTGCCCGACGTGAAGATCCTGAGCCGCAGCACCGCGTTCGGCTATCAGGACCACAATCTCGTCACGGTCACGCAGCGTCTGACCGATCATCTGCCCGTGTCGCAACGCAAAGGCACGCGCGAACTGTTGTGGAAAATCCGCGCGAAACGCGTGATCCTCGCGACCGGCGCCCATGAGCGGCCGATCGTGTTCGGCAATAACGATTTGCCAGGCGTGATGCTCGCGTCGGCGGTGTCGACCTATCTGCATCGCTACGCGGTGCTGCCGGGGCGCAACGCGGTCGTGTTCACGAACAACGATGACGGCTATCAATGCGCGCTCGACCTGAAAGCGGCCGGCGCCCAGGTGAGCGTGATCGATCCGCGCGCGGGCGAATCGAAGGGCACGCTGCCCGTGCTCGCGCGCCGCCATGGCATCAAGGTACTGAACGGCACGGTCGTCACGGCGGCGCGCGGCAAGCTGCGCGTCGCGTCGGTGGCGATCGCCTCGTATGAAAAAGGGCGGCTCGCCGCGCAGCAGGGCGAGCTGCCGTGCGATCTGCTCGCGATGTCGGGCGGCTGGAGCCCGGTGCTGCATCTGTTCGCGCAGTCCGGCGGCAAGGCGCATTGGCATGACGACAAGGCTTGCTTCGTGCCGGGCAAGGCGCTCCAGCCGGAAACCAGCGTCGGCGCCTGCGCGGGCGACTTCACGCTTGGCCAGGGCATCCGCTTCGCGTTCGACGCCGGCGTCGAAGCGGCGCGCGCGGCCGGGTACGTCGCCGTGCGGCCGAACCCGGTGCAGATCGCCGAGTTGAGCGAAACGAAGCTGGAACCGCTGTGGCTCGTCGGCGGACGTGAGCTGGCCACGCGCGGGCCCAAGCAGTTCGTCGATTTCCAGAACGACGTGGCGGCCGCCGACATCTTCCTCGCCGCACGTGAAGGTTTCGAATCCGTCGAACACGTGAAGCGCTACACCGCGATGGGCTTCGGCACCGACCAGGGCAAACTCGGCAACATCAACGGCATGGCGATTCTCGCGCAGGCGCTCGGCAAGACCATTCCCGAGACCGGCACCACGACGTTCCGGCCGAACTACACGCCGGTCACGTTCGGCACCTTCGCCGGCCGCGAACTGGGCGAATGGCTCGATCCGGTGCGCAAGACCGCGGTGCACGAATGGCATGTGGAAAACGGCGCCGCGTTCGAGGACGTCGGCAACTGGAAGCGTCCGTGGTACTACCCGAAGGCGGGCGAAGACCTGCACGCGGCGGTGGCGCGCGAAGCGCTCGCGGTGCGCACGAGCGTCGGCATTCTCGATGCGTCGACGCTCGGCAAGATCGACATTCAGGGCCCCGACGCCGCGAAGCTGCTGAACTGGGTGTACACGAATCCGTGGACCAAGCTCGAAGTCGGCAAGTGCCGCTACGGTTTGATGCTCGACGAAAACGGCATGATCTTCGACGATGGCGTCACCGTGCGCCTCGCCGAGCAGCATTACATGATGACGACCACCACCGGCGGCGCGGCGCGCGTGCTCACGTGGCTCGAACGCTGGCTGCAAACCGAATGGCCCGATATGCGCGTGCGGCTCGCGTCGGTCACCGATCACTGGGCGACGTTCGCGGTGGTCGGGCCGATGAGCCGCAAGCTGCTGCAAAAGGTCTGTGACGACATCGACTTCGCGAATGCGGCGTTCCCGTTCATGACATATCGCGAAGGCACCGTGGCGGGGGCGGCGGCGCGCGTAATGCGCATCAGCTTCTCGGGCGAACTCGCGTATGAAGTGAACGTGCCGGCGAACGTCGGGCGCGCGGTGTGGGAAGCGTTGATGGCCGCGGGCGCGGAGTTCGACATCACGCCGTACGGCACCGAGACGATGCACGTGCTGCGCGCGGAGAAGGGCTACATCATCGTCGGCCAGGATACGGACGGCTCGATGACGCCGCACGACATCGGCATGAGCGGGCTCGTCGCGAAGTCGAAAGATTTTCTCGGCAAGCGCTCGCTCGCCCGCTCGGACACCGCGAAAGCGGGGCGCAAGCAACTGGTCGGGCTGCTCGCGGACGATGCGTCGTTCGTGATCCCCGAAGGCTCGCAGATCGTCGCGGGTCCGTTTCAGGGCGATACCGCGCCGATGTTGGGACACGTCACGTCGAGCTATTACAGCCCGATCCTCAAGCGCTCGATCGCGATGGCGGTCGTCAAGGGCGGTCTCGACAAGATCGGCACGACCGTCACGATTCCGCTCGCGAGCGGCAAACAGATCGCGGCGAAAATCGCGAGTCCGGTGTTCTACGACAGCGAAGGAGCACGTCAACATGTGGAATGA
- a CDS encoding sarcosine oxidase subunit delta, translating to MLLIECPWCGPRAETEFSCGGEADIARPLDTDTLTDKEWGDYLFMRKNPRGVHREQWLHAQGCRRWFKAQRDTVSYAFQGYETFERPLLALDGRDAQAGNADVKAQEGNAS from the coding sequence ATGTTGCTGATCGAATGCCCGTGGTGCGGTCCCCGCGCCGAAACCGAATTCTCCTGCGGCGGCGAGGCGGACATTGCCCGCCCGCTCGACACCGACACGCTCACCGACAAGGAATGGGGCGACTATCTGTTCATGCGCAAGAACCCGCGCGGCGTGCATCGCGAGCAGTGGCTGCACGCGCAAGGCTGCCGCCGCTGGTTCAAGGCGCAGCGCGACACCGTCAGCTACGCGTTCCAGGGCTACGAAACGTTCGAGCGTCCGTTGCTGGCGCTGGACGGTCGCGACGCACAGGCAGGCAACGCCGACGTAAAAGCACAAGAGGGCAACGCATCATGA
- a CDS encoding sarcosine oxidase subunit beta family protein, protein MSRYSIFSLLRNGMSYHENWERQWRSPEPKREYDVVIVGGGGHGLATAYYLAKEHGVRNIAVLEKNWIGGGNTARNTTIVRSNYLWDESAALYEKAMKLWEGLAQDLNYNVMFSQRGVMNLAHTLQDVRDTERRVNANRLNGVDAEFLTPAQIKELEPTINLNSRYPVLGASIQRRGGVARHDAVAWGFARGADQAGVDIVQNCQVVGIRRDGGQVTGVDTTKGFIKAKKVAVVAAGNTSTLADMAGVRLPLESHPLQALVSEPIKPVVNTVVMSNAVHAYISQSDKGDLVIGAGVDQYTGFGQRGSFQIIEGTLEAIVEMFPVFSRVRMNRQWGGIVDVSPDACPIISKTDVKGLYFNCGWGTGGFKATPGSGWVFAHTIAQDEPHPLNAPFSLDRFYTGHLIDEHGAAAVAH, encoded by the coding sequence ATGAGCCGCTATTCGATATTCAGCCTGCTGCGCAACGGGATGTCGTATCACGAGAACTGGGAGCGGCAATGGCGCAGCCCCGAGCCCAAACGTGAGTACGACGTCGTGATCGTCGGCGGTGGGGGGCACGGTCTTGCGACCGCGTACTACCTCGCGAAGGAGCACGGCGTGCGCAATATCGCGGTGCTCGAGAAGAACTGGATCGGCGGCGGCAATACCGCGCGCAATACGACGATCGTGCGTTCGAACTATCTGTGGGACGAATCCGCCGCGCTCTATGAGAAAGCGATGAAGCTGTGGGAAGGGCTCGCGCAGGATCTGAACTACAACGTGATGTTCAGCCAGCGCGGCGTGATGAATCTCGCGCATACGCTGCAAGATGTGCGCGACACCGAACGCCGCGTCAACGCGAACCGCCTGAACGGCGTCGACGCCGAATTCCTCACGCCCGCCCAGATCAAGGAACTCGAGCCGACCATCAATCTGAACAGTCGCTACCCGGTGCTCGGCGCATCGATCCAGCGGCGCGGCGGCGTTGCGCGGCACGATGCGGTGGCCTGGGGTTTCGCGCGCGGCGCGGACCAGGCCGGCGTCGATATCGTGCAGAACTGCCAGGTCGTCGGCATTCGTCGCGATGGCGGCCAGGTGACGGGCGTCGACACGACGAAAGGCTTCATCAAGGCAAAGAAGGTCGCTGTGGTCGCGGCCGGCAACACCTCGACGCTCGCCGATATGGCCGGCGTGCGGCTGCCGCTCGAAAGCCATCCGTTGCAGGCGCTGGTGTCGGAGCCGATCAAGCCGGTCGTCAACACGGTCGTGATGTCGAACGCAGTCCACGCGTATATCAGCCAGTCCGACAAGGGCGATCTCGTGATCGGCGCGGGCGTCGATCAGTACACGGGGTTTGGGCAGCGCGGCAGCTTCCAGATCATCGAGGGCACGCTCGAGGCGATCGTCGAAATGTTCCCGGTGTTTTCTCGCGTGCGGATGAACCGGCAGTGGGGCGGCATCGTCGATGTGTCGCCGGACGCGTGTCCGATCATCAGCAAGACCGACGTGAAGGGGCTGTATTTCAATTGCGGGTGGGGGACGGGCGGCTTCAAGGCGACGCCCGGCTCGGGGTGGGTCTTTGCGCACACGATCGCGCAGGACGAACCGCATCCGTTGAATGCGCCGTTCTCGCTGGATCGGTTCTATACCGGTCATCTGATCGATGAGCATGGCGCTGCCGCCGTGGCCCACTAG
- a CDS encoding L-serine ammonia-lyase has product MNVSVFDLFKIGIGPSSSHTVGPMIAACRFASHIEDANLLGFVRRVRADLFGSLGATGKGHGTDKAVLLGLEGNLPDRLDPDLIEPRLRAIRETKQLVLLGKHPVGFDEREHVGFFRKLMPGAPGSGVVHPNGMRFQAFDENGQLLVEKEYYSIGGGFVVNRDGDRVNGQRGHAEVPYPFRTGDDLMRVCRESGLSIAEVTLRNESATRPESEVREGLLAIWRTMAACVERGCKARGELPGPMHVKRRAAELCERLRAHSEESLRDPLSMLDWVNLYAMAVNEENAAGGRVVTAPTNGAAGVIPAVLHYYVKFMHAANDAGIVEFLLTAAAIGIIYKETASISGAEVGCQGEVGVACSMAAAALAAVMGGTPTQVENAAEIGMEHNLGMTCDPVGGLVQIPCIERNAMGAIKAINAARLAMKGDGKHVVSLDSVIRTMRETGADMKTKYKETSRGGLAVNVIEC; this is encoded by the coding sequence ATGAACGTCAGCGTCTTCGATCTGTTCAAGATCGGCATCGGTCCATCCAGCTCGCACACGGTCGGGCCGATGATCGCCGCGTGCCGCTTCGCGTCGCATATCGAGGACGCGAACCTGCTCGGCTTCGTGCGTCGCGTCAGAGCCGATCTGTTCGGCTCGCTCGGCGCGACGGGCAAGGGGCACGGCACCGACAAGGCGGTGCTGCTCGGCCTCGAAGGCAATCTGCCGGACCGGCTCGACCCGGACCTGATCGAGCCGCGGCTGCGCGCGATCCGCGAGACCAAACAGCTCGTGCTGCTCGGCAAGCATCCGGTCGGGTTCGACGAGCGCGAGCATGTCGGCTTCTTCCGCAAGCTGATGCCGGGCGCACCGGGCTCGGGCGTCGTGCATCCGAACGGCATGCGCTTTCAGGCCTTCGACGAAAACGGTCAGTTGCTGGTCGAGAAAGAGTATTACTCGATCGGCGGCGGCTTCGTCGTCAATCGCGACGGCGATCGCGTGAATGGACAGCGCGGCCACGCGGAGGTGCCGTATCCGTTTCGCACCGGCGACGATCTGATGCGCGTGTGCCGCGAAAGCGGTCTGTCGATCGCCGAAGTGACGTTGCGCAACGAATCCGCGACGCGGCCCGAGTCCGAAGTGCGCGAAGGCCTGCTGGCGATCTGGCGCACGATGGCCGCGTGCGTCGAGCGCGGCTGCAAGGCGCGCGGCGAGCTGCCCGGTCCGATGCACGTGAAGCGCCGTGCGGCCGAGCTGTGCGAGCGGCTGCGCGCCCACTCGGAGGAATCGCTGCGCGACCCGCTGTCGATGCTCGACTGGGTCAACCTGTACGCGATGGCGGTCAACGAGGAAAACGCCGCGGGCGGTCGGGTGGTCACCGCGCCGACCAACGGCGCGGCCGGCGTGATCCCGGCAGTGCTGCATTACTACGTGAAGTTCATGCATGCGGCGAACGACGCGGGCATCGTCGAGTTCCTGCTGACCGCCGCGGCGATCGGCATCATCTACAAGGAAACCGCGTCGATCTCCGGCGCCGAAGTCGGCTGCCAGGGCGAAGTGGGGGTGGCCTGCTCGATGGCCGCCGCGGCGCTCGCGGCCGTGATGGGCGGCACGCCCACCCAGGTCGAGAACGCCGCCGAAATCGGCATGGAACACAACCTCGGCATGACGTGCGATCCGGTCGGCGGGCTCGTGCAGATTCCGTGCATCGAGCGCAACGCGATGGGCGCGATCAAGGCGATCAACGCGGCCCGCCTCGCGATGAAGGGCGACGGCAAGCACGTGGTGTCGCTCGACAGCGTGATCCGCACGATGCGCGAAACCGGCGCCGACATGAAGACGAAATACAAGGAGACGTCGCGCGGTGGACTCGCCGTGAACGTCATCGAATGTTGA